In Nocardia sp. XZ_19_385, the sequence CGACGATCGTGCCGAGTGTCACCAGTACCCTCGGCAATTCCGCACGCCCGGGAAAGGAAGGGGCAGTCCAGGGCGCATCATGTTCGGACTCCGGCGCTTCCGGCCGGATGCCGATGCGATCGCTCGAGGGCTCCCAGGTTTCGGGTTGCAGCAAGTCGGGCCACGGGTCGACCGCTGCGATCGGGGGCGTCAACTCGATATTTCGTTCCTTCATGCGCTGAGCCGCCACGACAACGACAGCGTCCGCGATTGCCGCGTCGATAGCGATGCCCACCGCGTGCGAAACCCACGGCACGCCGAGCTTCGATGCGACGAGGGGTCCGAGGAAATCGGCGGCCTCGGCGATGATCAGGTCCGGAGCGAAAGCCGCAGCCGCGGCCAGTGACTCGTCGGCCCCCAGATCGATCCGGGCACCGCCGAAGAACTCGGCCACCGTCGCCGGACTCATATCGGTAGTGGCGTCGGCCCCGGTACGGCGGTGCACTTCGGCCAGGGCCTCCCCCAGCGTCGCTCCGGCCGAGAGCACCTCGGCCGGAGCGACGACATCAGCGACGGATCCGTGCGTCAGAAAGGCGGTGACGTGCCCGGCCCGGCGGGCCGCCCTTTCGAGCGGCACCAACGGCAGCAGATGACCGTGAGCGGGCGTGCTGGAGAACAGAATTCGCATCTGCGTCACTGCGCCGGTTCCGGCAGGAAGTCCAGCAGCAGCTTGTTGACCTTGTTCGGCGCTTCGAGTTGCATCCAGTGGCCGACGCCGTCGAGACGTTC encodes:
- a CDS encoding glycosyltransferase, translated to MRILFSSTPAHGHLLPLVPLERAARRAGHVTAFLTHGSVADVVAPAEVLSAGATLGEALAEVHRRTGADATTDMSPATVAEFFGGARIDLGADESLAAAAAFAPDLIIAEAADFLGPLVASKLGVPWVSHAVGIAIDAAIADAVVVVAAQRMKERNIELTPPIAAVDPWPDLLQPETWEPSSDRIGIRPEAPESEHDAPWTAPSFPGRAELPRVLVTLGTIVDEPGTLTAIVDSLLEQEVNVVVAVHPASDPRDLVVDASRVHVTGFVPMRYLLDGVDVVVSSGGAGTVLSALGAAVPMVILPLGLDKPLNAERAAAVGAAAVIHDPRQAGDAAVQVLDTPSFAAAASEMAARIAAMKPADEVLALLLDRIT